One region of Cobetia sp. cqz5-12 genomic DNA includes:
- a CDS encoding efflux RND transporter permease subunit: MVDYFLRHKVISWMVVLLLSVGGVTSFFGLGQLEFPEFTIRNAVVTTQYPGATPKQVEEEVTLPLEKAIQQIPNLKRVSSVNSSGLSQITLELESSVREGEMQQYWDLLRRKINDAQSSLPPGSGSSIVNDDFGDVFGLLYNLSGKGYSAHDLEDQADLLQRELTLVEGVKKVSIVGARSEQVIVALDRDRMQALNISPDQLANLLNAQNVVGDAGRIRQNGLSLELQPSGEFQSVQDLERLVVGRPGNGGLIRLGDIASVSREYTESPSRLYHTDGETALSLGISFASGVNVVEVGELVDKRLGELESRMPLGMELTTVYHQPQVVDEAVSGFLINLAEAVGIVILVLLVFMGVKSGVLMGLVLLITILGTFVMMSIHGIELQKISLGALIIALGMLVDNAIVVTEGMLIGLKRGKTKRQAAFEVVSQNRMPLLGATVIAITAFAPIGLSPDATGEFVGSLFWVLCYSLLLSWITALTLTPFFFDMFFREARETAGSDTDENQEEDPYRGVIFRGFRSLLSWAIRLRWLTLGGAVALLVVAVMSFGQVKNAFFPDASTPLFFVDVWMPEGTDVLATEARIADLEQQVLKMDKVNHVTSVTGGGAQRFTLTYSPEDSYASFGQLIVETRDRASREARMEEVIRLIRAEYPEVEYKVQALQVGPSAKASLEARLYGEDPAVLRQLAGKVRSVFEEEPLADSIRLSWRNRVNRIEPEFLDDQARRVGVTRDSLHQALLINSDGESVGVYREGSELIPILLRGEERQRFDLDTLASLNVWSDEQETYVPAGSVMGPLKTELRDPLIKRRDRQRMLAVYAEPMPLSGETAASVLGRIRPKIEAIELPEGYHLEWGGEYETSSEAQQALFSSLPMGLLGMFVITVLLFSNLRQALAIWSIVPLTLIGIVSGLIVFGAPFTFMALLGTLSLIGMVLKNAIVLVEEINVQLDEQEDRFQAVVQAAVSRVRPVSMAAITTMLGMIPLFPDAFFSSMAVVIVFGLGVATLLTLVVLPVAYCAFFRIPTSKNSMKTS; encoded by the coding sequence ATGGTCGATTATTTCCTGAGACACAAGGTCATCAGCTGGATGGTCGTGCTGCTGCTGTCGGTGGGCGGCGTGACCTCCTTCTTCGGGCTCGGCCAGCTGGAATTTCCCGAGTTCACCATCCGCAACGCGGTGGTGACTACCCAGTATCCGGGCGCGACGCCCAAGCAGGTGGAAGAGGAAGTCACGCTGCCGCTGGAGAAGGCGATCCAGCAGATTCCCAATCTCAAGCGCGTCAGCTCGGTCAACAGCTCCGGTCTTTCCCAGATCACGCTGGAGCTCGAGAGCAGCGTGCGCGAAGGCGAGATGCAGCAGTACTGGGACCTGCTGCGTCGCAAGATCAATGATGCCCAGTCGAGCCTGCCGCCCGGCAGTGGCTCCTCGATCGTCAATGACGACTTCGGCGATGTGTTCGGGCTGCTCTACAACCTGAGCGGCAAGGGCTATTCGGCGCATGACCTCGAGGACCAGGCCGACTTGCTGCAGCGCGAGCTGACGCTGGTGGAGGGGGTCAAGAAGGTCTCCATCGTCGGCGCGCGCAGCGAGCAGGTCATCGTCGCGCTGGATCGTGATCGCATGCAGGCGCTGAACATCTCACCGGATCAGCTCGCCAACCTGCTCAATGCCCAGAACGTGGTCGGTGACGCCGGGCGTATCCGCCAGAACGGCCTGTCGCTGGAACTGCAGCCAAGTGGCGAGTTCCAGAGCGTGCAGGACCTGGAGCGTCTGGTGGTCGGGCGTCCCGGCAATGGTGGCCTGATTCGTCTCGGCGATATCGCCTCGGTCAGCCGTGAGTACACCGAATCGCCGTCGCGTCTCTACCACACCGATGGTGAGACGGCGTTGTCACTGGGCATCTCTTTCGCCTCCGGTGTCAATGTGGTCGAGGTCGGCGAACTGGTCGACAAGCGTCTTGGCGAGCTTGAGTCGCGCATGCCGCTGGGCATGGAGCTGACGACGGTCTATCACCAGCCGCAGGTGGTGGATGAGGCGGTGTCCGGCTTCTTGATCAACCTGGCCGAGGCCGTCGGCATCGTGATTCTGGTGCTGCTGGTGTTCATGGGCGTCAAGAGTGGCGTGCTGATGGGGCTGGTGCTGTTGATCACCATTCTCGGTACCTTCGTGATGATGTCGATTCATGGCATCGAGCTGCAGAAGATCTCGCTGGGGGCCTTGATCATCGCGCTGGGCATGCTGGTGGACAATGCCATCGTGGTCACCGAGGGCATGTTGATCGGCCTCAAGCGTGGCAAGACCAAGCGTCAGGCCGCCTTCGAGGTCGTCAGCCAGAACCGCATGCCGTTGCTGGGGGCCACGGTGATCGCGATCACCGCCTTCGCGCCCATCGGTCTGTCGCCGGATGCCACCGGCGAATTCGTCGGGTCATTGTTCTGGGTGCTGTGCTACTCGTTGCTGTTGAGCTGGATCACCGCCCTGACGCTGACGCCGTTCTTCTTCGACATGTTCTTCCGCGAAGCGCGGGAGACGGCAGGCAGTGACACGGACGAGAATCAGGAAGAAGACCCCTATCGTGGCGTCATCTTCCGTGGCTTCCGCAGCCTGCTGAGCTGGGCGATTCGCCTGCGCTGGCTGACCCTGGGGGGCGCGGTGGCGTTGCTGGTGGTGGCCGTGATGAGCTTCGGGCAGGTCAAGAACGCCTTCTTCCCGGATGCCTCGACACCGCTGTTCTTCGTCGATGTCTGGATGCCGGAAGGCACCGATGTGCTGGCGACGGAAGCGCGCATCGCGGACCTTGAGCAGCAGGTGCTCAAGATGGACAAGGTCAATCATGTTACCAGTGTCACCGGCGGGGGCGCCCAGCGCTTCACGCTGACCTACTCGCCGGAAGACAGCTATGCAAGCTTCGGGCAGCTGATCGTCGAGACCCGGGACCGGGCCAGTCGCGAAGCGCGCATGGAGGAGGTGATACGCCTGATACGCGCCGAGTACCCTGAAGTCGAATACAAGGTGCAGGCGTTGCAGGTCGGGCCCTCGGCGAAGGCGAGTCTCGAGGCGCGCCTCTATGGCGAAGACCCCGCAGTGCTGCGTCAGCTGGCGGGCAAGGTGCGTAGCGTCTTCGAGGAGGAGCCGCTGGCCGACAGCATTCGTCTGTCATGGCGCAATCGCGTCAATCGCATCGAGCCAGAATTCCTGGATGATCAGGCGCGGCGTGTCGGTGTGACGCGTGATTCACTGCATCAGGCGCTGCTGATCAACAGCGACGGTGAGAGTGTGGGTGTCTATCGCGAAGGTTCCGAGCTGATCCCGATCCTGCTGCGCGGAGAGGAGCGTCAGCGCTTCGACCTCGACACCCTGGCGAGCCTCAACGTCTGGAGCGATGAGCAGGAGACCTACGTGCCGGCGGGTTCGGTGATGGGGCCGCTCAAGACCGAGTTGCGTGACCCGCTGATCAAGCGTCGTGATCGTCAGCGCATGCTGGCGGTCTACGCCGAGCCGATGCCGCTGTCCGGGGAAACGGCGGCCAGCGTACTGGGGCGTATCCGTCCCAAGATCGAGGCCATCGAGCTGCCCGAGGGCTACCACCTGGAGTGGGGTGGCGAGTACGAAACCTCATCCGAAGCTCAGCAGGCGCTGTTCTCCTCGCTGCCGATGGGGCTGCTGGGCATGTTCGTGATCACGGTGCTGCTGTTCTCCAATCTGCGTCAGGCGCTGGCCATCTGGTCCATCGTGCCGCTGACGCTGATCGGTATCGTCAGTGGTCTGATCGTGTTCGGCGCACCCTTCACCTTCATGGCGTTGCTCGGCACCTTGAGTCTGATCGGCATGGTACTCAAGAATGCCATCGTGCTGGTGGAAGAGATCAACGTGCAGCTCGATGAGCAGGAGGATCGCTTCCAGGCGGTGGTGCAGGCGGCCGTCAGTCGTGTGCGACCGGTGTCGATGGCGGCGATCACCACCATGCTGGGCATGATTCCGCTGTTCCCGGACGCCTTCTTCTCGAGCATGGCGGTAGTGATCGTGTTCGGGCTGGGCGTGGCGACCCTGCTGACGCTGGTGGTGCTGCCGGTGGCGTACTGCGCCTTCTTCCGCATCCCGACCAGCAAGAACTCCATGAAGACATCCTGA
- a CDS encoding efflux RND transporter periplasmic adaptor subunit, producing the protein MKLRPGAKPHLRTPFAWRGGRALKLFAGLLLALGLAACSEAEAPLEKQKVHPVKLLSLSDEGDGVIQRYPGVVEASERSNLSFRIGGELRELKVQAGQEVEKGELIARLDDRDARSELNNARSSFNLAQATYKRMKYSVEKGAISRARFDEAQAEFQSAQAQYSQAQDQLSYTYLKAPYDGVIARVPVDNYQVVAAQETIAVLQQPGQIDVIFNMPERQVRAIDRERAEAGRLEDAALAWVRFGSGESRYPARYKEHDTSASEGSLSYEVTLTLPEPQDITVLSGMSATVELDMQQLTAATQGQWRVPIEAVVTREESPDQAVVWRYVPNGGDAQASESINENATTDTGSDDGKNEGKREGKQQEAGAQGTVEAVPVTVLQATGEGLVITGELSAGDRLVTAGASRMEAGEPVRPWVKEAGL; encoded by the coding sequence ATGAAACTTCGACCTGGCGCCAAGCCACACCTGCGTACTCCTTTCGCCTGGCGGGGAGGCCGCGCCCTCAAGCTGTTCGCCGGACTCCTGTTGGCCCTCGGGCTTGCGGCCTGCAGTGAGGCCGAGGCACCGCTGGAGAAGCAGAAGGTACATCCGGTCAAGTTGCTGTCACTCTCGGATGAAGGCGACGGTGTCATCCAGCGCTATCCCGGCGTGGTCGAGGCCTCGGAGCGCTCCAACCTGTCGTTCCGCATCGGCGGTGAGCTGCGCGAACTCAAGGTCCAGGCCGGCCAGGAGGTCGAGAAGGGCGAACTGATCGCGCGTCTGGATGATCGCGATGCCAGAAGCGAGCTCAACAATGCCCGCTCCAGCTTCAATCTGGCGCAGGCCACCTACAAGCGCATGAAGTACTCGGTGGAGAAGGGGGCCATCAGTCGGGCGCGCTTCGATGAGGCGCAGGCCGAATTCCAGTCGGCGCAGGCCCAGTATTCCCAGGCGCAGGACCAGCTCAGCTACACCTATCTCAAGGCACCCTATGACGGGGTGATCGCGCGCGTGCCGGTGGACAACTATCAGGTGGTCGCCGCCCAGGAAACCATTGCCGTGCTGCAGCAGCCGGGGCAGATCGACGTGATCTTCAACATGCCGGAGCGTCAGGTGCGTGCCATCGATCGTGAGCGTGCCGAGGCCGGGCGCCTTGAGGATGCTGCCCTGGCCTGGGTGCGCTTCGGCAGTGGCGAGTCGCGCTATCCGGCCCGCTACAAGGAGCATGACACCAGTGCCAGCGAGGGCTCGCTGAGCTATGAAGTCACCCTGACGCTGCCGGAGCCGCAGGACATCACTGTGCTGTCAGGCATGAGCGCTACCGTGGAGCTGGACATGCAGCAGCTGACGGCGGCGACCCAGGGCCAGTGGCGCGTGCCGATCGAGGCGGTGGTCACCCGGGAAGAAAGTCCGGATCAGGCCGTGGTGTGGCGCTATGTGCCCAATGGCGGTGACGCTCAGGCGAGCGAGTCGATCAATGAGAACGCCACCACGGACACCGGCTCAGACGACGGCAAGAATGAGGGCAAGCGCGAGGGCAAGCAGCAGGAAGCTGGCGCCCAGGGCACCGTCGAGGCCGTGCCGGTCACGGTATTGCAGGCCACCGGCGAAGGGCTGGTGATCACGGGAGAACTGAGTGCCGGTGACCGTCTGGTCACGGCGGGCGCCAGTCGCATGGAAGCCGGGGAGCCTGTGCGTCCCTGGGTCAAGGAAGCGGGGCTCTGA
- a CDS encoding TetR/AcrR family transcriptional regulator, with protein MRHRDEHKQQALLEATLHEVAEHGFAVTSVARIARAAGMSPGTLYLYYRDKDALLEATFREVSRRIIAVAIEAFEAEPAEAIEAEPSPLSPAARQLKSALCRVWNALVALGRHQPALFRFHDQFLHSSHMQDALRVANQERAAPLLDAFALGQQTGILKQIDLALIEVFMFRSIYSLLQGSGCQVPAISAASFDQAFEMAWDAIALRQ; from the coding sequence ATGCGCCATCGTGATGAACACAAGCAGCAGGCGTTGCTGGAAGCCACGCTGCATGAGGTGGCCGAGCATGGTTTCGCCGTGACCTCCGTGGCGCGCATCGCGCGCGCCGCCGGCATGTCGCCCGGCACGCTCTATCTTTACTACCGTGACAAGGATGCCCTGCTGGAGGCGACCTTTCGTGAGGTCAGTCGGCGCATCATCGCGGTCGCCATCGAGGCCTTCGAGGCCGAACCGGCAGAAGCGATCGAGGCCGAGCCGTCACCGTTGTCGCCGGCTGCCCGGCAGCTGAAATCGGCACTGTGTCGAGTGTGGAATGCTCTGGTGGCGCTGGGACGCCATCAGCCGGCGTTGTTCCGCTTTCACGATCAGTTTCTGCACTCTTCCCATATGCAGGACGCCCTGAGGGTGGCCAATCAGGAGCGCGCCGCGCCCTTGCTGGACGCCTTCGCGCTGGGCCAGCAGACCGGCATCCTCAAGCAGATCGATCTCGCCCTCATCGAGGTATTCATGTTCCGGTCGATCTACAGCCTGTTGCAGGGCTCCGGGTGCCAGGTACCGGCCATCAGCGCTGCCAGCTTCGACCAGGCCTTCGAGATGGCCTGGGACGCGATCGCGCTTCGCCAGTGA
- a CDS encoding YcgN family cysteine cluster protein, with the protein MSDVPQPDGGKRERFWERHALSELNTAEWEALCDGCGQCCLLKFEDEDSGDIAVLDVACRLLDVRKVSCRDYPNRATRVPGCIPLDVETVGKLRWLPETCGYRRLNEGRELPEWHPLLTGDARSVKRAGVSVSRFAVSEVSVRQQDLEDHIIAIIDPES; encoded by the coding sequence ATGAGCGATGTTCCGCAGCCTGACGGCGGAAAGCGTGAGCGTTTCTGGGAGCGCCACGCACTCTCGGAGCTGAATACCGCCGAGTGGGAGGCGCTGTGCGATGGCTGTGGCCAATGCTGCCTGCTCAAGTTCGAGGATGAAGACAGTGGTGATATCGCGGTACTCGATGTCGCCTGTCGCCTGCTGGATGTGCGCAAGGTCAGCTGCCGCGATTATCCCAATCGCGCCACGCGCGTACCGGGCTGCATCCCGCTGGATGTCGAGACGGTGGGCAAGCTGCGCTGGCTGCCGGAAACCTGCGGCTATCGTCGCCTGAATGAAGGTCGTGAGCTGCCTGAATGGCACCCGCTGTTGACTGGCGATGCCAGGAGCGTCAAGCGCGCCGGGGTCTCGGTGTCACGCTTTGCCGTCTCCGAGGTATCGGTGCGCCAGCAGGACCTGGAAGACCACATCATCGCGATCATCGATCCCGAGAGCTGA
- a CDS encoding YcgL domain-containing protein: MTDDKMICEIYKSAKKDEMYLYVEKARGLKDVPESLLGIFGTPTPLMTLLIRADKPLARVASTTVLEKIREQGFYLQMPPAKENLLKEIGVTPPETHY, translated from the coding sequence ATGACAGACGACAAGATGATCTGCGAGATCTACAAGAGCGCCAAGAAGGACGAGATGTACCTCTACGTCGAGAAGGCGCGTGGACTCAAGGATGTGCCGGAATCCCTGCTGGGCATCTTCGGTACGCCGACACCTTTGATGACACTGCTGATTCGTGCCGACAAGCCGCTGGCGCGCGTTGCCAGCACCACGGTGCTCGAGAAGATTCGCGAGCAGGGCTTCTACCTTCAGATGCCGCCGGCCAAGGAAAATCTCCTCAAGGAGATTGGCGTGACACCGCCGGAAACGCATTACTGA
- the rnd gene encoding ribonuclease D, with the protein MSDQPATALLSELDFEAVWVETPEALADACVELEGADWLALDTEFIRESTFFPIPALVQLMAAHDGELPGADGKTPRIFLIDPTVVPASEALKRLLGAEGPLKLLHACGEDMEVFLRWAGVAPTPLIDTQIAEGLTGGEASMGYQRLVERVVGVTVPKEETRSNWLKRPLSQAQCDYAALDVLFLPQVWSEQRDALLELERMAWLEEDCRDPGSSGGATPDPEYWKRHRSLWKLSPRGLAAWQVLCDWREEQIRLRDVPRSRLLADAQLFGICERLPTNRFELAKVDGMHPPQIKRHGDTVLTLLKDVAMIDDSQLPRVPPSPLAPEWKNCMKRLKREVNAVAEAQQLKPEILGKRRDMEALVIADHEGEPLPLPQGWRGELLAARLAKALES; encoded by the coding sequence ATGAGTGATCAACCCGCCACCGCACTGCTGTCAGAGCTTGATTTCGAGGCCGTCTGGGTCGAGACCCCCGAGGCGCTGGCCGATGCCTGTGTTGAACTGGAAGGCGCCGATTGGCTGGCGTTGGACACCGAATTCATCCGCGAGTCGACCTTCTTCCCGATTCCGGCACTGGTGCAGCTGATGGCCGCCCATGACGGTGAGCTGCCCGGTGCGGATGGCAAGACGCCGCGCATCTTCCTGATCGACCCCACGGTGGTGCCGGCCAGCGAGGCGCTCAAGCGTCTGCTGGGAGCAGAGGGGCCGCTCAAGCTGCTGCACGCCTGTGGCGAGGACATGGAAGTCTTCCTGCGCTGGGCGGGCGTGGCGCCGACGCCGCTGATCGATACCCAGATCGCCGAAGGCCTGACCGGTGGCGAAGCCTCGATGGGCTATCAGCGTCTGGTCGAGCGCGTGGTAGGCGTCACCGTGCCCAAGGAAGAGACGCGTTCCAACTGGCTCAAGCGCCCCTTGAGTCAGGCGCAGTGTGATTACGCCGCGCTGGATGTGCTGTTCCTGCCGCAGGTGTGGTCCGAGCAGCGTGATGCGTTGCTCGAGCTGGAGCGCATGGCATGGCTTGAAGAGGATTGCCGGGATCCGGGCAGCAGCGGCGGTGCCACGCCGGACCCGGAGTACTGGAAGCGTCATCGCAGCCTGTGGAAGCTCTCGCCGCGCGGCTTGGCCGCCTGGCAGGTACTGTGTGACTGGCGTGAGGAGCAGATTCGTCTGCGTGACGTGCCGCGTTCACGCCTGCTGGCCGATGCGCAGCTGTTCGGTATCTGCGAGCGACTGCCGACCAATCGCTTCGAGCTGGCCAAGGTCGATGGCATGCATCCGCCGCAGATCAAGCGCCACGGGGACACCGTGCTGACGCTGCTCAAGGACGTGGCGATGATCGATGACAGTCAGCTGCCGCGCGTGCCGCCATCGCCGTTGGCGCCGGAATGGAAGAACTGCATGAAGCGCCTCAAGCGTGAGGTCAATGCGGTGGCCGAGGCACAGCAGCTCAAGCCGGAGATTCTCGGCAAGCGCCGTGACATGGAAGCGCTGGTGATCGCCGATCACGAGGGTGAGCCGTTGCCCTTGCCGCAGGGCTGGCGTGGTGAACTGCTGGCCGCGCGCCTGGCCAAGGCGCTCGAGAGCTGA
- the recR gene encoding recombination mediator RecR: MGFSPLVDQLLDALRVLPGVGPRTAQRMALHLLERDRMGADRLVGVLGEALERVGYCARCRTLTEEEVCQLCLSPRRDERVLCVVESPADQLAIEGAGGYVGRYFVLHGHLSPLDGIGPEDIGLDALETRVRESQIEELVLATNPTVEGEATAHYIAEQLRDVQHGGQPLKLTRLAYGVPMGGELEYVDGGTLSRAFSGRLPFTLGEI; the protein is encoded by the coding sequence ATGGGATTTTCGCCGCTGGTAGATCAGTTGCTGGATGCCTTGCGCGTGTTGCCGGGCGTTGGCCCGAGAACGGCACAGCGCATGGCGCTGCATCTGCTGGAGCGTGATCGCATGGGCGCCGATCGTCTGGTCGGTGTGCTGGGCGAGGCGCTGGAGCGCGTCGGCTATTGCGCGCGCTGTCGCACGTTGACCGAGGAAGAGGTCTGTCAGCTGTGCCTGAGTCCGCGGCGTGATGAGCGCGTGCTGTGCGTGGTGGAATCGCCCGCCGACCAGCTCGCCATCGAGGGTGCGGGTGGCTATGTGGGGCGCTATTTCGTGCTGCACGGCCATCTGTCACCGCTGGATGGCATCGGGCCCGAGGATATCGGGCTGGATGCGCTGGAAACCCGCGTCCGTGAGAGCCAGATCGAGGAGCTGGTGCTGGCCACCAACCCGACGGTCGAGGGCGAGGCCACCGCTCATTACATCGCCGAGCAGCTTCGCGATGTGCAGCACGGTGGGCAGCCGCTCAAGCTGACGCGCCTGGCCTATGGCGTGCCGATGGGTGGTGAGCTTGAATACGTCGATGGCGGCACGCTCAGCCGTGCCTTCAGCGGTCGTCTGCCGTTCACCCTCGGCGAGATCTGA
- a CDS encoding YbaB/EbfC family nucleoid-associated protein, protein MFGGKGGMGNIMKQAQEMQERMQKVQEEAAKAEVQGESGAGMVKVTMNGRHDVARVEIDPSLMEEDKELLEDLLAAAVNDAVRKVEVNSKKQMEEATAGMNLPAGFKMPF, encoded by the coding sequence ATGTTCGGTGGAAAAGGCGGTATGGGTAACATCATGAAGCAGGCGCAGGAAATGCAGGAGCGCATGCAGAAGGTCCAGGAAGAAGCCGCCAAGGCGGAAGTCCAGGGCGAATCCGGCGCGGGCATGGTCAAGGTCACCATGAACGGTCGTCATGACGTCGCGCGCGTCGAGATCGATCCGAGCCTGATGGAAGAAGACAAGGAGCTGCTGGAAGATCTGCTGGCGGCCGCCGTCAATGACGCGGTGCGCAAGGTCGAAGTCAATTCCAAGAAGCAGATGGAAGAGGCGACTGCTGGCATGAACCTTCCGGCCGGCTTCAAGATGCCGTTCTGA
- the dnaX gene encoding DNA polymerase III subunit gamma/tau, which yields MSYQVLARKWRPRNFHELIGQEHVSRALVNALDQGRLHHAYLFTGTRGVGKTTLARILAKCLNCEEGVSSRPCGVCGTCREIDEGRFVDLIEVDAASRTKVEDTRELLDNVQYAPTQGRYKVYLIDEVHMLSTHSFNALLKTLEEPPPHVKFLLATTDPQKLPVTILSRCLQFTLKNMPPVRVVEHLSDILAREEVSFEEDALWLLGKAADGSMRDAMSLTDQAIAFGHGQVRREDVAAMLGTLDHRHVLALLECLASLDAASLLAEVATLAEQGPDYGGVLDDMASVFHRLAIAQMVPSALDNGHGDRDALLALASRFTGEDVQLYYQIALQGRGDMANAPDARTALEMTLLRMLAFRPQGVPRPAQTPLPMIGQAEGANAPGAQASAPVQQAPVQQASVQAAPAQQAPVQEAPAQPQQAPAAPVAAAPQPAAPVAEPATEAKPPMADEPPPWATEDVPQDARDAGFRDVAQDAPQPAAAPEPEPAQTAASAQTPAAPSSAMSRLSAAFGSSAQPEAAESSAPPPPEAEMAAPARPEPAASPAPEPVVSEPVMPEPVVSESVTPEPVASEPAVAAQPMPEPAPTAVPAPSAPSADGRLNHAAWLELFPSLGLGGITRNIGAHCLVEHDDGTHLKLRLDPAQSAMMAEVHQDRIRKALAGQGVERVLEISVAPLPEGLETPHSRRIRLLGERHVRAVEALRADPHIQSMEQQLGARLIEESVNSFEPDDF from the coding sequence ATGAGCTATCAGGTATTGGCGCGCAAGTGGCGCCCGCGCAATTTTCACGAACTGATCGGTCAGGAGCATGTCAGCCGTGCGCTGGTCAATGCCCTCGATCAGGGGCGCCTGCACCATGCCTATCTGTTCACCGGGACTCGCGGTGTCGGCAAGACGACGCTGGCACGCATTCTGGCCAAGTGCCTGAACTGTGAAGAAGGCGTCAGCTCCAGGCCGTGTGGCGTGTGTGGCACCTGTCGCGAGATCGATGAAGGCCGCTTCGTCGACCTGATCGAAGTCGACGCCGCCTCGCGGACCAAGGTCGAGGACACGCGTGAGCTGCTGGACAACGTCCAGTACGCCCCGACCCAGGGCCGCTACAAGGTGTACCTCATCGATGAGGTGCACATGCTGTCGACCCACAGTTTCAATGCGCTGCTCAAGACGCTGGAAGAGCCGCCGCCCCATGTGAAGTTCCTGCTCGCGACCACGGATCCGCAGAAGCTGCCGGTCACCATCCTGTCGCGCTGCCTGCAGTTCACGCTCAAGAACATGCCGCCGGTGCGTGTGGTCGAGCACCTGTCTGACATTCTCGCCCGCGAGGAAGTTAGCTTCGAGGAAGACGCGCTGTGGCTGCTCGGCAAGGCCGCCGATGGTTCGATGCGTGACGCCATGAGTCTGACCGACCAGGCGATCGCCTTCGGCCATGGTCAGGTGCGGCGCGAAGATGTCGCCGCCATGCTCGGCACGCTGGATCACCGCCATGTGCTGGCGCTGCTGGAGTGTCTGGCCTCGCTGGATGCCGCCAGTCTGCTGGCGGAGGTGGCGACACTGGCCGAACAGGGGCCGGACTACGGCGGGGTGCTGGATGACATGGCCTCCGTCTTCCATCGCCTGGCGATCGCCCAGATGGTGCCGAGCGCACTGGACAACGGCCATGGTGACCGTGATGCGCTGCTGGCACTGGCCAGCCGCTTCACCGGCGAAGACGTGCAGCTCTATTATCAGATCGCCCTGCAGGGACGTGGCGACATGGCCAACGCCCCCGATGCGCGCACTGCGCTGGAAATGACGCTGCTGCGCATGCTGGCCTTCCGCCCGCAGGGCGTACCGCGCCCGGCGCAGACGCCGCTGCCGATGATCGGCCAGGCGGAGGGTGCGAACGCGCCTGGCGCTCAAGCCTCGGCGCCTGTCCAGCAAGCGCCCGTCCAACAGGCTTCTGTTCAAGCAGCTCCGGCTCAGCAGGCCCCTGTTCAAGAAGCCCCGGCTCAGCCTCAGCAAGCGCCGGCGGCCCCGGTGGCGGCCGCGCCCCAGCCTGCTGCACCAGTTGCTGAGCCAGCGACCGAAGCAAAGCCGCCGATGGCCGATGAGCCGCCCCCGTGGGCGACGGAGGACGTTCCGCAGGACGCCCGGGATGCCGGCTTTCGCGACGTAGCGCAAGACGCGCCTCAGCCAGCGGCCGCGCCAGAACCGGAACCAGCACAGACAGCGGCTTCCGCACAGACCCCCGCTGCTCCCAGCTCGGCGATGTCACGCCTGAGTGCCGCCTTCGGTTCGTCAGCACAGCCAGAGGCTGCTGAGTCATCGGCCCCGCCGCCCCCTGAAGCTGAAATGGCAGCGCCAGCACGACCCGAGCCCGCTGCATCGCCGGCGCCTGAGCCGGTCGTGTCTGAGCCTGTCATGCCGGAGCCGGTCGTGTCTGAGTCTGTCACGCCCGAGCCGGTCGCCAGCGAGCCGGCCGTGGCAGCGCAACCAATGCCGGAGCCGGCACCTACGGCAGTGCCTGCACCAAGTGCCCCGAGTGCCGATGGTCGCTTGAATCATGCGGCGTGGCTGGAGCTGTTCCCCTCACTGGGGCTGGGCGGCATCACGCGCAATATCGGCGCGCATTGTCTGGTCGAGCACGATGACGGCACCCACCTCAAGCTGAGGCTGGACCCCGCCCAGTCGGCGATGATGGCTGAAGTCCATCAGGACCGCATTCGCAAGGCGCTGGCGGGCCAGGGCGTGGAGCGTGTGCTGGAGATCAGCGTCGCGCCGCTGCCGGAAGGTCTGGAAACGCCGCACAGTCGTCGCATTCGTCTGCTGGGTGAACGTCACGTGCGCGCGGTTGAAGCCTTGCGTGCTGACCCGCATATCCAGTCCATGGAGCAACAGCTGGGCGCGCGCCTGATCGAGGAGAGCGTCAACTCCTTCGAGCCGGACGATTTCTGA